One Vibrio neonatus genomic window carries:
- a CDS encoding TA system antitoxin ParD family protein, whose protein sequence is MATISVRIDQELIDKAAIMAKALNRTTSKQIEHWAKIGKMMEDNPDLPYELVKQAITAKAEKDTGKLEAYSFD, encoded by the coding sequence ATGGCAACAATAAGTGTACGAATTGATCAAGAGCTCATCGATAAAGCGGCGATCATGGCAAAAGCTCTAAACCGAACAACCTCTAAGCAAATTGAGCATTGGGCAAAGATCGGAAAGATGATGGAAGATAATCCAGACTTGCCTTATGAATTAGTAAAACAAGCTATCACAGCTAAAGCAGAAAAAGACACAGGCAAACTTGAGGCTTACAGCTTTGACTAA
- a CDS encoding DUF3461 family protein, whose translation MYPHLTGLGINEPTQIERYSLRQEAQKDVLKIYFKKQKGELFAKSVKFKYPRQVKSVLLDDGSGQYRNKTEINRNLTLVIDELNMLTKPTAPTKLTTKQKILSDLRHLEKVVSSKIAEIEADLEKLK comes from the coding sequence ATGTATCCACACCTAACCGGGTTGGGAATTAATGAGCCAACGCAGATTGAACGCTATTCTTTGCGCCAAGAAGCTCAAAAAGATGTACTGAAGATCTACTTTAAAAAGCAGAAAGGTGAATTGTTTGCAAAGAGCGTCAAGTTCAAATACCCAAGACAAGTAAAAAGCGTATTACTTGATGACGGTAGCGGCCAATACCGCAACAAAACCGAGATCAACCGTAATCTAACCTTGGTGATTGATGAGCTAAATATGCTGACCAAACCCACTGCGCCAACCAAGCTCACCACCAAGCAAAAAATATTGTCAGATTTGCGCCATTTAGAAAAAGTGGTTTCAAGCAAAATTGCCGAGATAGAAGCGGACTTAGAAAAGCTGAAATAG
- the glnD gene encoding bifunctional uridylyltransferase/uridylyl-removing protein GlnD, producing the protein MDALSPAQLSDQQLDIQNLRHLLNLFSEQQKSAFLERQPVSGLVQQRSDFMDSLLERIWNYFNFHNMEGISLVAVGGYGRSELHPLSDIDILILSKRPLKDEVTPKISEFVTLLWDLRLEVGHSVRSIDECIEVAKDDLTVATNLQESRLICGSQNSFQLLRNEIHAETFWPSAVFYRAKLEEQKQRHARYHDTGYNLEPDIKSSPGGLRDIHTLSWVARRHFGASSLLEMSHHGFLTDAEYRELQECQNFLWQIRFALHIELKRYDNRLSFAYQAKVAENLGFTGERNQPVERMMKEFYRTLRRIIELNKMLLKLFDQAILNQGKLVPADIINDDFQRRGHLIEARKPALFQARPDTILDMFIHIANDSSITGVAPPTLRQLRTARRRLSRFLHDIPEAREKFMLLVKHPNCLNKAFSLMHQLGVLSAYLPQWSQIVGQMQFDLFHVYTVDEHSMRLLKHINTFSDIQNREKHPICCEVLPRIQKPELLIIAAIFHDIGKGRGGDHSVIGEGEAYDFCIEHNLSKPEAKLVAWLVRHHLLMSVTAQKRDIQDPEVIADFAKKVKTEEYLEFLVCLTVADICATNPELWNSWKRSLLTELFYSTQRALRRGLENPVDVRERIRHNQQQASAVLRSQGFTPREIELLWQRFKADYFLRHTPQQLAWHAQAILQQEDPDSPLILINPQPTRGGSELFVYTKDQPVLFASVVAELDRRNFNVHDAQVMISRDKYILDTFIILDQNNQPLEESRHAGIIKHLQDVIKDGRLTKIKPRRTPRNLVHFKVKTHTEFIATKNNSQTLMELVALDTPGLLAAVGATFAKLDLHLHAAKITTIGERAEDLFIITSPEGNKLDEQLQQLLRTKLIENISKLAPH; encoded by the coding sequence ATCGATGCTCTATCTCCAGCTCAACTGTCTGATCAACAACTGGATATTCAAAACCTACGTCATTTGCTAAACCTGTTTAGTGAACAGCAGAAAAGCGCTTTTCTAGAACGCCAACCAGTCAGTGGATTGGTTCAACAGCGCAGTGACTTTATGGACTCGCTACTAGAGCGAATTTGGAATTACTTCAACTTCCACAATATGGAAGGCATCTCTCTGGTAGCCGTTGGCGGTTATGGTCGTAGCGAACTGCACCCATTATCAGATATTGATATTCTGATCTTGTCTAAACGACCGTTAAAAGACGAGGTCACACCTAAGATCAGCGAATTTGTCACTTTGTTGTGGGATCTTAGACTTGAAGTTGGGCACAGTGTCCGCAGCATCGATGAATGTATTGAAGTGGCAAAAGATGACTTGACCGTTGCCACTAACCTGCAAGAATCACGTTTAATTTGTGGTAGCCAAAATTCTTTTCAGCTATTGCGAAACGAAATTCATGCAGAGACTTTTTGGCCAAGCGCGGTGTTTTATCGCGCTAAGTTAGAAGAGCAAAAACAGCGTCACGCACGCTATCATGATACCGGCTACAACTTAGAACCCGATATTAAATCCAGCCCCGGTGGTCTGCGTGATATCCATACATTAAGTTGGGTAGCAAGACGTCACTTTGGTGCATCTTCGCTACTTGAAATGAGCCATCACGGTTTCTTAACTGATGCCGAGTACCGCGAACTGCAAGAGTGCCAGAACTTTCTTTGGCAAATTCGCTTTGCCCTGCATATTGAATTAAAACGCTATGACAACCGCCTCTCTTTTGCCTACCAAGCAAAAGTGGCTGAAAACTTAGGCTTTACCGGAGAGAGAAACCAACCCGTTGAACGCATGATGAAAGAGTTCTACCGTACTTTACGCCGCATCATAGAACTGAACAAAATGCTGCTTAAACTTTTTGACCAAGCGATTTTAAATCAAGGTAAGTTAGTTCCAGCAGACATTATCAATGACGATTTTCAACGTCGCGGGCACTTAATCGAAGCCAGAAAACCGGCACTCTTCCAAGCTCGTCCCGATACCATATTGGATATGTTTATCCATATCGCCAATGACTCAAGCATTACCGGAGTGGCGCCGCCTACCCTTCGTCAACTGCGCACCGCCAGAAGACGATTAAGCCGTTTTCTGCATGATATTCCTGAAGCGCGCGAAAAATTCATGTTATTGGTTAAGCACCCTAACTGTTTAAACAAGGCCTTTAGTCTAATGCATCAACTCGGAGTATTGTCCGCCTACCTACCACAATGGAGTCAGATTGTAGGGCAAATGCAGTTTGATCTGTTCCACGTGTATACCGTTGATGAACACAGCATGCGTCTGCTCAAACACATCAATACCTTTAGTGATATTCAAAACAGAGAAAAGCACCCTATTTGCTGTGAAGTGCTGCCTAGAATTCAAAAACCTGAGCTATTGATCATTGCCGCAATTTTTCACGATATCGGCAAAGGGCGCGGCGGCGATCACTCTGTTATCGGAGAAGGTGAAGCGTATGATTTCTGTATTGAGCACAATTTATCGAAGCCAGAAGCCAAACTGGTCGCTTGGCTAGTCAGACATCACTTATTGATGTCGGTTACGGCGCAAAAACGAGATATTCAAGACCCAGAAGTGATTGCCGATTTTGCGAAAAAAGTAAAAACCGAAGAGTATCTAGAGTTTCTGGTTTGTCTGACGGTAGCTGATATTTGTGCTACCAACCCTGAGCTATGGAACAGTTGGAAACGCTCCCTTTTGACTGAGTTATTCTATTCAACGCAAAGGGCTTTGCGACGAGGACTAGAAAACCCAGTCGATGTCAGAGAAAGGATAAGACATAACCAACAACAAGCATCTGCGGTGTTAAGAAGCCAAGGCTTCACCCCGCGAGAAATTGAGTTATTGTGGCAACGTTTTAAAGCCGATTACTTCTTACGCCATACTCCACAACAGTTGGCGTGGCACGCTCAAGCTATTTTACAACAAGAAGATCCAGACTCGCCGCTGATACTGATCAACCCGCAACCGACTCGTGGCGGCTCTGAGTTATTTGTGTATACCAAAGATCAACCGGTATTATTTGCCAGCGTAGTGGCGGAGCTTGATCGTAGAAACTTCAATGTGCACGATGCGCAGGTGATGATCAGTCGTGATAAATACATTTTAGATACCTTTATCATCTTAGATCAAAACAATCAGCCGCTAGAGGAGAGCCGACATGCGGGGATTATTAAGCATCTGCAAGATGTGATCAAAGACGGTCGTCTAACTAAAATCAAACCAAGACGCACACCGCGTAATCTGGTGCACTTTAAGGTGAAAACTCACACTGAGTTCATTGCCACAAAAAATAACAGCCAAACCTTAATGGAGTTGGTGGCATTAGATACTCCGGGACTGCTAGCTGCGGTAGGCGCAACCTTTGCCAAGCTCGATTTGCATCTGCATGCCGCTAAGATCACCACCATTGGAGAGCGAGCGGAAGATTTGTTTATTATCACCTCTCCCGAGGGGAATAAATTAGACGAACAACTGCAACAACTACTGCGCACTAAACTGATTGAAAACATCAGTAAACTGGCTCCCCATTAA
- a CDS encoding DUF3301 domain-containing protein: MEHLLAILGCAILLTLFWQHRRQAELAKVAISRHCKQLELQIVSISSGSHRVRYPDGKLGWHTVFCFEFSALGDDCYQGELTMHGMRLAHFYTQPYRI, translated from the coding sequence ATGGAGCACCTGCTGGCGATACTTGGATGTGCCATATTACTGACTCTGTTCTGGCAACATAGACGACAAGCCGAACTGGCGAAAGTCGCGATTTCACGTCACTGTAAGCAACTCGAATTGCAAATTGTCAGTATCTCTTCGGGTAGCCATCGAGTTCGTTACCCCGATGGCAAACTAGGTTGGCATACGGTGTTTTGCTTTGAGTTTTCAGCTTTAGGCGACGATTGCTATCAAGGTGAACTGACCATGCATGGCATGCGATTAGCGCACTTCTATACCCAGCCTTATCGCATTTAA
- the truC gene encoding tRNA pseudouridine(65) synthase TruC: MLEVIYQDEYIVAVNKPAGMLVHRSWLDKKETQFVMQTLRDQIGQHVFPLHRLDRPTSGVLVFALSSEVASQMMPMFAEHQMQKTYHAIVRGWIEESDRLDYALKVEYDKIADKFANKDKEAQEAITDYKPLAKVEVPFSTGRFPTSRYCLMELQPLTGRKHQLRRHMKHLRHPIVGDTTHGDGKHNRLFKDNLQSDRLLLHASRLEFEHPFTGVQLVLEARFDETWRQLIERFTWQEVFAEE; the protein is encoded by the coding sequence ATGTTAGAAGTTATTTATCAAGACGAGTACATAGTGGCAGTCAATAAGCCTGCTGGTATGTTGGTGCATCGTTCTTGGTTAGATAAAAAAGAGACTCAGTTTGTGATGCAAACACTGCGCGACCAAATTGGTCAACATGTGTTTCCTTTGCATCGCTTAGATCGCCCAACTTCTGGGGTATTGGTTTTTGCCTTGTCTAGCGAAGTGGCTTCACAAATGATGCCGATGTTTGCCGAACACCAAATGCAGAAAACCTACCATGCGATTGTGCGTGGTTGGATTGAAGAGAGCGATAGACTCGACTATGCCCTGAAAGTGGAATACGACAAAATTGCCGATAAGTTTGCCAATAAAGATAAAGAAGCGCAGGAAGCAATCACAGATTATAAGCCTCTAGCAAAGGTAGAGGTGCCATTCTCAACTGGGCGTTTTCCAACCTCTCGCTATTGTTTAATGGAGCTACAACCTCTTACCGGTCGCAAGCATCAACTTCGTCGCCATATGAAGCATCTACGTCATCCCATTGTCGGTGATACCACGCACGGTGACGGTAAGCACAATCGTTTGTTTAAAGATAATCTGCAAAGTGACCGCTTACTATTACACGCTTCAAGACTTGAGTTTGAACACCCGTTTACTGGCGTTCAATTAGTTCTGGAAGCTCGCTTTGATGAAACTTGGCGTCAGTTGATAGAGCGCTTTACTTGGCAAGAGGTATTTGCTGAGGAGTAA
- a CDS encoding YqcC family protein translates to MQKLLLSAQSRLQQADLWEANRPSLEALSSEQPFAIDTLRPEQWLQWIFIPKMNQLLNANFALPRGFEITPYFEQVCSDDVRWYPVLEVLRQIDEVCA, encoded by the coding sequence ATGCAAAAATTGCTATTATCTGCACAAAGTAGGCTCCAACAAGCCGATTTGTGGGAGGCGAATAGACCTTCACTAGAGGCGTTGAGCAGTGAACAACCTTTCGCTATTGATACTTTGCGCCCAGAGCAATGGTTGCAATGGATTTTTATTCCTAAGATGAATCAACTGCTTAATGCAAATTTTGCCTTGCCGCGCGGGTTTGAGATTACTCCCTATTTTGAGCAAGTGTGCAGTGATGATGTTCGCTGGTATCCAGTGTTAGAAGTACTAAGACAGATTGATGAGGTTTGCGCGTAA
- a CDS encoding HD domain-containing phosphohydrolase, translated as MKRRFTIKVTVISLFILTTCITAGVAISLQYYFSRQQALYTALEKYQGISHSIGNEVREFDEFVTNLSKVLASLEQELEQFEHNHIARNAFAQLMENSPMFYSVYIARKDGHFYQLINLDSVADLRPRIGAQSQDRWALVEIKKDQQANIKVTSYFSDDFELRESVKGNSKFNAVERPWFVGAEHAEVYKTDPYLFHNVQLNGQTYASRIRNSKYGSVVGIDVVVASLAHEVKSGLGPVQTHLPAQFFIYDQSGTLKASSHEDHYSLLPGVSPLKLTAEQRALVKNSDTLEVSNQTDWPPLDFAVSGKPSGYFVDVMRIISLKTGIQFKFINGLSWLDMVQAYKHGDVEVLYPVAYNATSRGLGELSTPLANFDFAVAVSSQRITKLSDLEGRKIGILKGWSIIDQIKHEQPSVELVELDDIYAGLIQVENGQLDGVIDLAVILQSKIDRHFIEDLKVHQIDAESLLQVQNSFHFVAKNIDPKLAEIMNLAIESLTPSEIHFLENKWFGIGSPNSVVPYKFLIDATKDPSLRNQLSKFDVDGVPYFGFVQQLDLYEDGTEYLSITIPAESLLKVALSNVMTVTLGSAAILLLLIPLSHVFSNPIVKPIHALIAQTVKVRERKYSSVEIVPTMIKELDELSISIQTTADELSNYEQQQQEFVDSFIKLIAQAIDDKSPYTAGHCNRVPELAIMLANEAEKSAEGSLDQFEFANDAQRREFKIAAWLHDCGKITTPEYIVDKGSKLEVNYNRIHEIRTRFEVMIRDQIIAFYQQQSPQLNPDMDSQLQANIEELKREFSLVAKANVGSEMMDDEAIERIQQIAQKTWVRYLDNRIGLSPEEARYYAETDLEHAQSKSANTSVNMQAIEPLLADKPEHCIPHPQKVEFDPSFAIKMEVPKYLANRGEIYNLCIRKGTLTEEDRFKINEHIISTIKMLEAMPFPDELSNVPRYASTHHETMKGTGYPRKLTGDELSIPERIIALSDVFEALTAADRPYKKAKTLSESLKIMKFMVLDEHLDREVYRLFLSSKIYLDYAQHYLAPEQIDDVDIEEYWV; from the coding sequence ATGAAAAGGCGATTTACGATAAAGGTGACGGTAATCAGTCTCTTTATCCTGACAACGTGTATAACCGCTGGTGTTGCAATTAGTTTGCAATACTATTTTAGTCGTCAACAAGCCCTTTATACTGCGCTAGAAAAGTATCAAGGTATCTCTCACAGCATTGGCAATGAAGTTCGTGAATTTGATGAGTTTGTTACCAATCTAAGCAAAGTCCTTGCCAGTCTTGAGCAAGAGCTAGAGCAATTTGAACACAACCATATCGCGCGCAATGCGTTTGCTCAGTTGATGGAAAACAGCCCGATGTTTTATAGCGTTTATATTGCTAGAAAAGACGGGCATTTTTATCAGCTTATTAATTTAGATTCAGTAGCAGATTTACGGCCGCGGATTGGCGCACAATCTCAAGATCGCTGGGCGCTGGTGGAAATAAAAAAAGACCAGCAGGCCAATATAAAGGTGACCTCTTACTTTAGTGACGACTTTGAGCTCAGAGAGAGCGTTAAAGGTAACAGCAAGTTTAATGCGGTTGAACGTCCTTGGTTTGTTGGCGCTGAACATGCCGAAGTGTATAAAACCGATCCGTATTTATTCCACAATGTGCAGTTAAATGGTCAAACTTACGCATCACGTATTCGCAACTCTAAATATGGCAGTGTGGTAGGGATTGATGTAGTGGTTGCTTCCTTAGCCCATGAAGTGAAATCAGGGCTAGGGCCAGTACAAACCCACTTACCTGCGCAGTTTTTCATTTATGACCAATCCGGCACCTTAAAAGCCTCATCTCACGAAGATCACTATTCATTACTACCCGGCGTTAGCCCTCTTAAACTCACCGCTGAGCAACGAGCCTTAGTGAAAAATTCAGATACGCTTGAAGTGTCAAACCAAACCGATTGGCCTCCTTTAGATTTTGCAGTGTCTGGTAAGCCTAGTGGGTATTTTGTTGATGTGATGCGCATTATATCGCTAAAAACAGGCATCCAATTTAAGTTCATTAATGGGCTCAGTTGGCTGGATATGGTGCAAGCCTATAAGCACGGTGATGTTGAGGTGTTATACCCCGTCGCATATAACGCGACCAGTCGCGGGTTGGGGGAGCTTAGTACCCCATTAGCCAATTTTGATTTTGCTGTGGCGGTTTCCAGTCAGCGCATTACCAAGCTGAGTGATTTAGAAGGAAGAAAAATTGGCATCTTAAAAGGGTGGTCGATTATTGACCAAATTAAACATGAACAACCTTCGGTTGAGCTAGTTGAATTGGATGATATATACGCAGGTCTCATACAAGTTGAAAACGGGCAGCTCGATGGCGTAATTGATCTGGCGGTAATTTTACAAAGCAAAATTGATCGACATTTTATCGAGGATCTCAAGGTTCATCAAATTGACGCTGAAAGCCTATTGCAAGTGCAAAACTCGTTTCATTTTGTGGCAAAAAACATAGACCCTAAGCTTGCTGAGATTATGAATTTGGCGATTGAAAGTTTAACGCCGAGTGAAATACATTTTCTGGAAAATAAATGGTTTGGTATAGGCAGCCCTAACAGTGTTGTGCCGTATAAGTTTTTGATTGATGCGACCAAAGATCCTAGCTTGCGCAATCAACTGTCTAAATTTGATGTAGATGGCGTACCTTATTTTGGTTTTGTGCAACAGCTGGATTTATATGAAGATGGAACCGAATATCTAAGCATTACCATTCCTGCTGAATCTTTGTTAAAGGTGGCACTGAGTAATGTCATGACGGTGACATTAGGATCTGCGGCTATTTTGTTGCTACTTATTCCTTTATCGCATGTTTTTTCCAACCCTATTGTTAAACCGATTCATGCCTTGATTGCGCAAACGGTGAAAGTCCGTGAGCGTAAATACAGCAGTGTTGAGATAGTGCCAACCATGATTAAGGAATTGGATGAACTGTCGATTTCTATTCAAACGACAGCGGATGAATTGAGTAATTACGAACAGCAACAGCAAGAGTTTGTAGACTCATTTATCAAGTTAATAGCGCAAGCTATCGATGATAAGTCGCCATACACCGCAGGCCATTGTAATCGAGTTCCTGAGTTGGCCATTATGTTAGCGAATGAGGCTGAAAAGTCGGCAGAGGGCTCGTTGGATCAGTTTGAATTTGCTAATGATGCGCAGCGACGAGAGTTTAAAATTGCCGCTTGGTTACATGATTGCGGCAAGATCACCACTCCAGAGTACATTGTGGATAAAGGCTCAAAGCTAGAGGTGAATTACAATCGTATTCATGAAATTCGAACTCGTTTTGAAGTGATGATTCGCGATCAAATTATTGCGTTTTATCAACAACAATCTCCGCAGCTTAATCCTGATATGGACAGTCAACTGCAAGCTAATATTGAAGAGTTAAAACGCGAGTTTTCATTGGTTGCCAAAGCTAATGTCGGTAGTGAAATGATGGATGACGAAGCCATTGAGCGCATACAACAAATAGCGCAAAAAACCTGGGTTCGTTATTTAGATAATCGAATAGGGTTGTCTCCAGAGGAGGCGCGTTATTATGCTGAAACCGATCTTGAACATGCTCAATCAAAATCTGCAAATACTTCTGTAAATATGCAGGCCATTGAGCCTTTGCTGGCGGATAAACCTGAGCATTGTATTCCTCATCCGCAGAAGGTGGAATTTGACCCAAGCTTTGCCATTAAGATGGAAGTGCCTAAGTATCTTGCCAACCGAGGAGAGATCTATAACTTATGTATTCGCAAAGGAACCTTGACCGAGGAAGACAGGTTTAAGATCAATGAGCATATTATTAGCACCATCAAAATGCTCGAAGCAATGCCATTCCCTGACGAGTTGTCGAATGTGCCGCGTTACGCTTCAACGCACCATGAAACAATGAAAGGCACTGGCTATCCAAGAAAACTCACAGGTGATGAGCTAAGTATTCCAGAGCGTATCATAGCGCTATCGGATGTATTTGAAGCGCTTACCGCCGCTGATAGACCGTACAAAAAAGCCAAAACGCTTAGTGAGTCATTGAAGATCATGAAGTTTATGGTGCTCGATGAGCATTTAGATAGGGAAGTGTATCGCTTGTTCTTGAGCAGTAAGATTTATCTTGATTATGCACAGCACTATTTAGCACCTGAGCAAATAGACGATGTGGATATAGAAGAGTATTGGGTGTGA
- a CDS encoding DUF3549 family protein: MKTISTLTQILNDSDCQFKVHDLGRRIELIANDEFENIELGRQAYPYPIQRQAQFAITYWNEQKQPWIWFLKFDLDERGLLSATDIGNFIKFVLEAMGSRLQKELSEEAQEQLASNPYTFKPKEDKLAVFNSQVSAELGLSASQYYAHALTYFKGDLGWSNWQTVGLQGITDICARLKESGNELMVKKSLPHLPTQPLYALLGALEHCDISDSLAARLYDLALEQLNNPQGDLFLLSALARALAGDKGNKLSSLVTAILSESKFSHQEVLIAIAGRCWSPLQDSALAEQFLIRLAETNNQELFNQLFADLVMQPKLRMVILPMLHQAPSKKLADALIHLQKSAKGRS; this comes from the coding sequence ATGAAAACTATTTCAACACTGACACAAATTTTGAACGACAGCGACTGTCAATTTAAAGTACATGACCTAGGTCGTCGCATTGAATTGATTGCAAACGACGAGTTTGAAAACATTGAATTAGGCCGACAAGCCTACCCTTATCCAATTCAGCGCCAAGCCCAATTTGCCATCACCTACTGGAATGAGCAAAAACAGCCGTGGATATGGTTCCTTAAATTTGACCTCGATGAGCGCGGTCTATTAAGCGCGACCGATATCGGTAATTTTATTAAATTTGTACTAGAAGCGATGGGCTCTAGATTACAAAAAGAGCTCAGTGAAGAAGCTCAAGAGCAACTGGCAAGCAACCCATACACCTTTAAACCCAAAGAAGATAAGTTGGCGGTATTTAACAGCCAAGTAAGCGCAGAGCTTGGCCTATCGGCGAGCCAATACTACGCCCACGCACTGACTTACTTTAAAGGCGATTTAGGTTGGAGCAACTGGCAAACAGTTGGACTGCAAGGCATTACCGATATTTGTGCACGCTTAAAAGAGTCTGGTAATGAGCTGATGGTGAAGAAAAGCTTACCTCACCTACCCACTCAACCACTGTACGCGCTATTAGGCGCATTAGAGCACTGCGATATTAGCGACTCACTAGCGGCTAGATTGTACGACTTAGCTTTAGAGCAGCTTAATAACCCACAAGGGGATTTATTTTTACTGTCAGCTTTAGCACGCGCACTTGCCGGAGACAAAGGCAACAAACTATCGTCACTGGTGACGGCAATACTGTCGGAAAGTAAGTTCAGCCACCAAGAAGTGTTGATTGCAATAGCAGGTCGCTGTTGGAGCCCACTGCAAGACAGCGCATTGGCTGAACAGTTTTTAATACGCTTGGCAGAAACCAATAATCAAGAGCTGTTTAACCAGTTGTTTGCTGATTTGGTAATGCAGCCAAAACTGCGCATGGTCATTTTGCCGATGCTACATCAAGCACCGTCTAAAAAATTAGCCGATGCTCTTATTCACTTACAAAAAAGCGCAAAAGGGCGAAGCTAA
- a CDS encoding EAL domain-containing protein, whose product MQKLLLKLGLLNSIILSFIVSIATVLLLFAFFMVKEINSDSIKLLNVIYHDIKPIVDFPGKHEDLNYNKQDLMIKNKGCNNLPNNKDCLFEYNKPLYIYLNDINGSNINTPYMTITSPLDEYVQINESGGIYAYNLPQILFFYEHNKKEYRYVNVRVNDHHIASTRKYEKLLFGFKVKSSFNQEWLDISITSVVSLSRLIFEIKENIANAIFIFVCIFTFMLTSIVCLKNNKKILIYKYLSEERYVPYYQPIVNIRGEIVGTEVLARLKTPKGKIIYPDGFIDIIESNRLSFLLTKQMLLKSQSELSHILEDNPNFYFSINIASYELMNDDLFNFISSNVKYLDNLVLELTERHEISKFILIKEQMNKLNNIGVTFYLDDVGTGFSGARYLKELPIDTVKIDRSFVNISNNKDELLLRGLIGMCHGMGLKCLAEGIETLEQSEKISQMDVSFQQGYFFSKPVPINDLFEVISRFNNK is encoded by the coding sequence TTGCAAAAGCTTCTATTAAAACTAGGTCTATTAAACTCTATAATATTAAGTTTTATAGTTAGTATTGCCACTGTGTTATTGTTATTTGCTTTTTTTATGGTAAAAGAAATAAATAGTGATTCCATAAAGCTATTAAATGTAATCTATCACGACATAAAACCAATCGTAGACTTTCCGGGTAAACATGAAGATTTAAATTATAATAAACAAGATCTTATGATAAAAAACAAAGGTTGTAATAATTTACCAAATAATAAAGACTGTTTGTTTGAATATAATAAACCATTGTATATATACTTGAATGATATTAATGGCTCAAATATAAATACGCCATATATGACGATAACTTCTCCATTAGATGAGTATGTGCAAATAAATGAGAGTGGAGGGATATATGCATATAATCTACCTCAAATTCTTTTCTTTTATGAGCATAATAAAAAAGAGTATCGTTATGTAAATGTAAGAGTAAATGACCACCATATAGCATCGACTAGGAAATATGAAAAGTTATTGTTTGGATTTAAAGTTAAAAGTAGTTTTAATCAGGAATGGCTTGATATTTCAATAACTTCTGTCGTTTCATTATCTCGATTGATTTTCGAAATTAAAGAAAATATAGCGAATGCAATATTTATATTTGTCTGTATATTCACGTTTATGTTAACTTCTATAGTTTGCTTAAAAAATAACAAAAAAATTTTAATTTATAAATACTTGTCCGAAGAAAGGTATGTGCCTTATTATCAACCTATCGTTAATATAAGAGGTGAGATTGTAGGTACTGAAGTTCTTGCTAGATTAAAAACACCTAAAGGTAAGATAATTTATCCAGATGGATTTATTGATATAATAGAGAGTAATAGGTTATCTTTCTTATTAACCAAACAAATGTTACTTAAATCTCAAAGTGAGTTATCACATATTCTAGAAGATAATCCTAATTTTTATTTTAGCATTAATATAGCATCTTATGAATTAATGAATGATGATCTTTTTAATTTTATTTCATCTAATGTTAAGTATTTAGATAATTTAGTGTTAGAGTTAACGGAGAGACATGAAATAAGTAAGTTCATTCTTATAAAAGAACAAATGAATAAGTTAAATAATATAGGTGTTACATTCTATCTTGATGATGTGGGAACTGGTTTTTCAGGTGCTAGATATTTAAAAGAATTACCTATAGATACAGTGAAAATAGATCGTTCTTTTGTCAATATATCAAATAATAAAGACGAATTATTATTAAGAGGTTTAATAGGAATGTGTCATGGAATGGGACTAAAGTGCTTAGCTGAAGGTATCGAAACTTTAGAACAATCCGAAAAGATAAGCCAAATGGATGTTTCTTTTCAACAAGGTTATTTTTTTAGTAAGCCTGTTCCAATTAATGATTTATTCGAGGTGATATCTAGATTCAACAATAAATAA
- a CDS encoding YaiI/YqxD family protein codes for MKIWVDADACPKVIRETLIRASERTGIECIFVANHPIPLPQRNTIRFVQVSQGFDIADDEIALRIEANDLVITSDIPLADEVISKGGQALSSRGELFTKDNIKARLNVRDFMDTMRSSGVQTGGPSALSQTDRRDFANALDKILARAPK; via the coding sequence ATGAAGATTTGGGTTGATGCCGATGCCTGTCCAAAAGTGATTCGAGAAACCTTAATTCGCGCCTCAGAGCGCACCGGTATTGAGTGTATTTTCGTTGCCAACCACCCGATCCCGCTTCCGCAACGAAACACCATTCGTTTTGTTCAGGTAAGCCAAGGCTTTGATATCGCCGATGACGAAATTGCTCTGCGCATTGAAGCTAATGATCTAGTAATCACCTCTGACATTCCCTTAGCTGATGAAGTCATTAGCAAAGGCGGACAAGCCCTTAGCAGTCGCGGTGAGCTATTTACCAAAGACAATATTAAAGCACGCCTTAACGTGCGTGACTTTATGGATACCATGCGCTCATCAGGCGTACAAACCGGTGGCCCTAGCGCATTGTCCCAAACAGATAGACGCGACTTTGCCAATGCGTTAGATAAAATTCTTGCACGTGCTCCGAAATAA